The following nucleotide sequence is from Halorussus caseinilyticus.
GAAGGAACGGTCCGAGTTCTCGGACACGACACTCACGACGAGAGCGTCACAGTCCGGGACCACCTCGGCGTCCTCCCCGAGGGGTTCTCGGTGTACGACCGACTGACCGGCAGACAGCACCTCGAATTCGCCATCGAGTCGAAAGAGGCCGACGACGACCCCGACGCCATCTTGGAGCGCGTCGGTCTCTCGGCCGAAGACGGCGACCGGAAGGCCGGTGGCTACTCGAAGGGGATGGCCCAGCGCCTCGTCCTCGGGATGGCGCTGGTCGGCGACCCCGACCTGTTGGTGCTGGACGAACCTTCGACCGGTCTGGACCCGCAGGGTGCCCGCCAGATGCGTGACATCGTGCGCGAGGAGGCCGAACGCGGCGCGACCGTCTTCTTCTCCAGCCACATCCTCGGACAGGTCGAAGCCGTCTGTGACCGCGTGGGCATCATGCGCGACGGCCAACTCGTCGCCGAAGACTCCATCGAGGGCCTGCGCGAGACGACCAGCGCGGACACGGTACTCGACATCGTGGCCGACGACGTGTCCGAGCAGGCGGTTGCCGACGTTCGCGCGATAGACGGCGTGTCTGAGGTCGAACGCTCCGGCGACGCGCTGACGGTCTCCTGCGAGAGCGACGTGAAGACGACGGTTCTCACGACCCTCGAAGACGCTGGCGTCGACGTGCAGGACTTCGAGACCGAGGAAGCCTCGCTGGAGGACCTGTTCATGGCCTACACCACCGACGAACAGGAGGTGACAGCATGACGTGGCAGGCCATCGCCCGGAAGGACTTCCGGGACG
It contains:
- a CDS encoding ABC transporter ATP-binding protein gives rise to the protein MAAIEIDGVTKRYGDVVAVRDLSFEVEEGEVFGFLGPNGAGKSTTINMLLDFVRPTEGTVRVLGHDTHDESVTVRDHLGVLPEGFSVYDRLTGRQHLEFAIESKEADDDPDAILERVGLSAEDGDRKAGGYSKGMAQRLVLGMALVGDPDLLVLDEPSTGLDPQGARQMRDIVREEAERGATVFFSSHILGQVEAVCDRVGIMRDGQLVAEDSIEGLRETTSADTVLDIVADDVSEQAVADVRAIDGVSEVERSGDALTVSCESDVKTTVLTTLEDAGVDVQDFETEEASLEDLFMAYTTDEQEVTA